The window AACATCTTTTGGTAAAAGTCTTCTGCTTTAATATCAACATAGTCGAGATATTCATCTTGATCAAATGTGACTGTCATTCTCAAAATACTTATTCTATCTTTTTCAGGTAGATAATCAAGACCTGATGTAGAGCAAGTTACTACTGCGATTTTTTTCATTTTCTTCTCCCTCGTGAAATTACTTTGAAAGTCAAAGTATTCTTTAATAGTGTACCATACTTTTCTTTTAATTCAAAGACATTAACTTGAAAGAATATAAAAAAAAATCGCCAAAGCGATAATATGCTATGGCGGTCCGGACGGGATTTGAACCCGCGATCTCCTGCGTGACAGGCAAGCATGTTAACCCCTACACCACCGGACCTCTTAAGCACTACTATTGTAACAATTTATAACACTTAAGTCAATATTTTTTAAGTATTATCTTTGATAAAATTTAATGACTGATTGGGTTCCTAAATTCTCATCGCCTTCAAGAACTAGCTCTTTTAAAATTTGAATTGCTAGATCCAAAGTTGGAAGTTTTTTTGAAGTAACTTCATGAGCAATTTGTAAATCTTTTAGAAAGTGCTTAACATAAAATCCTGGATTAAAATCTTCATCAATCATCTTTTTACCGTTCACTTTAAGTTGAGTACTTTGAGCACTACCTCCATTTAAAATCGCATAGACCGTATTGAGATTAAGATTCTTTTCTTTAGCAAAAGTTAAACTTTCGGCAACACCTAAGAGCGCACCAGCAATTGCTATCTGGTTACTGAGTTTAGCATATTGTCCAGACCCTGCTTCACCTACATAATTGATTGTTGTTCCCATCAACTTAAGAACATCTCTAACTTTTAGAAATGCATCATAGTTACCTCCAACCATAATAGATAAAGTTGCATTTTTCGCACCAAGGTCCCCCCCAGTTACGGGAGAATCTAGCACATCAATGCCTAAGGGTCCCCCCTTTTCGACCAATTTTTGTGCTAAAAGGGGTGAGGAGGTTGTCATATCAACACAAATTGTACCTTTTTTAACATATTTGAATATTTCATTATAAACTGCCTCAACATCTGAAGGATAACCAACAATAGTAAAAATTAAATCTGCATTTTTTACTGCTTCTTCAATACTTGCCACAGCCTTTACTTTTGGTTCCAATTTTTTTGCTTTTTCAAATGTCCTATTATATACAGTCACATCATATTTTTCTGCGACATGTAGTGCCATCGGCGCCCCCATGATTCCAGTTCCAATCCAAGCTATTTTCATTTTCAATTTACCTCACTTCCAAACGGACATAATGTTAAAATGCCAATCTTAATCCATGCAATTCCAAAAGGAATTCCAATAATTGTTATTGCATATATTGCTGCAATTGATATGCAAAATATCATAAGTTCCCATCCAAATAAAATTGCCCAAATGATATTTATCAGTGGATGTTTATCAAACCCTAAATTTAGATTTTTTCCAAACGGCGTTAAGACTAATTTAGATAACTTAAAGAGTTGAAGTCCAATAGGTAATCCAATGATTGTAATAGAAAAAATAATACCCAAAACAAATAAAATCAATGACATCAATAAACCACCAAAGATTATCCAAATGATGTTTAATAAAGTTTTCATGTTTACCTCTTTTTTTATTATATATATTAGTATACCTGATAATTACAATATTTATCTTATATATATGATTATAGAAAAATAGAAATTCATATTTAATTGATTCAATTTTAAAAATAAAAAAACCACACTTAAGTGGTTAATGGTTTTATTGAAGTGGTGCCTCCGGACGGAGTTGAACCGCCGACACGTGGCTCTTCAGGCCACTGCTCTACCAACTGAGCTACAGAGGCAATTAATGGCGGTCCGGACGGGATTTGAACCCGCGATCTCCTGCGTGACAGGCAAGCATGTTAACCCCTACACCACCGGACCATTAATTGGTTGCGGGAAATGGATTTGAACCAATGACCTTCGGGTTATGAGCCCGACGAGCTACCAGACTGCTCTATCCCGCGATATGTTGATTAAATTAAATGGCGGAGGAAGAGGGATTTGAACCCCCGCGGCTTTTACACCCTGTCGGTTTTCAAGACCGATCCCTTCAGCCTCTTGGGTATTCCTCCGTTTGATTTATAACTTTTATTAAGACTTTAATGATGTGAGTCTGGTGGACCCGGTTGGACTCGAACCAACGACCGACCGGTTATGAGCCGGTAGCTCTAACCAACTGAGCTACGGGTCCATTTTCTGGTAGCGGCGGGGGGACTTGAACCCTCGACCTTGCGGGTATGAACCGCACGCTCTAGCCAGCTGAGCTACACCGCCGTATGTGGTTGGAATCCTTTAAATCATTAAATGGTGGAGCTTAGCGGGATCGAACCGCTGGCCTCCTGCGTGCAAGGCAGGCGCTCTCCCAGCTGAGCTAAAGCCCCATTTATGAAAAAAAGATGGTGCCCGGAGTCGGACTTGAACCGACAAGGATTTTACTCCACAGGATTTTAAGTCCTGCGTGTTTACCGATTTCACCATCCGGGCATTATCTAGTTAATTAAGTGGTGTCCCGTGATGGACTCGAACCATCGACACCTTGATTAAAAGTCAAGTGCTCTACCGCCTGAGCTAACGGGACATATGAAGTGGTGCCGAAAACAGGAATTGAACCCGCAACCTACTGATTACAAATCAGTTGCTCTGCCTATTGAGCTATTTCGGCAAGTGGTGGAGGCTGACGGGATCGAACCGCCGACCCTCTGCTTGTAAGGCAGATGCTCTCCCAGCTGAGCTAAGCCTCCATGTTCATGCAATGTATATTATATCATAATGAGATAATGCCTGGCAACGTCCTATTTTTGCTATTTGTATTAACTATCTTCGGCGCTGAGGTGCTTAACTTCTGTGTTCGGGATGGGAACAGG of the Acholeplasma hippikon genome contains:
- a CDS encoding NAD(P)-dependent oxidoreductase; the encoded protein is MKIAWIGTGIMGAPMALHVAEKYDVTVYNRTFEKAKKLEPKVKAVASIEEAVKNADLIFTIVGYPSDVEAVYNEIFKYVKKGTICVDMTTSSPLLAQKLVEKGGPLGIDVLDSPVTGGDLGAKNATLSIMVGGNYDAFLKVRDVLKLMGTTINYVGEAGSGQYAKLSNQIAIAGALLGVAESLTFAKEKNLNLNTVYAILNGGSAQSTQLKVNGKKMIDEDFNPGFYVKHFLKDLQIAHEVTSKKLPTLDLAIQILKELVLEGDENLGTQSVIKFYQR
- a CDS encoding YccF domain-containing protein, whose product is MKTLLNIIWIIFGGLLMSLILFVLGIIFSITIIGLPIGLQLFKLSKLVLTPFGKNLNLGFDKHPLINIIWAILFGWELMIFCISIAAIYAITIIGIPFGIAWIKIGILTLCPFGSEVN